ATTCAAGAAGAATTTAAAAATAATTGAACAAGCAAACCCATAATAGATAAAAATTCTTTTATCTATTACTTTTTATAAAATAAAAATAACATGAATAACAAACAAATGAACTATCTCTAGCTAGTATTATTGACAAGTAAATTTTTATGATTTTTTGGTCTAGAAATATAAATGATATCGAAAATAATACTATCTATTGAAGTTACATTAATAAATAATGAATAAAGGTTTCAGTTAAAGCGAGCGATTTATAAATATTTTTTCGTTAGATCTTTCATCATTTTGAATGCTATATCTTGATTGATGGGTATATTTTTTATGCCAATAAATTATTCAATATATATTATTTTATAATTTTATTAATACAATAAATAAATATATTTTAATAAAAATAAATTATTTAGAAAAAATTTATTTTAGAAAAATTATTGTATTGTATTTCAATTATAATTTTATTGTAATATAATAATTAAGAAAGGAAGTGAATAAGCTCTTCTAAATTTTCTATTTTATTTAATTATTTATATAAAAAGCTTGATATTTCTCTTATATTTTTATTACTATGCACTTATTAAAAATGATTATTCACTATTTTTAAAAATTAGTTTATTTTATTTAATTAACTAATTTATAATTATTATTTTAAATATTTATATTAATAAGAGATAGTTATCAAATTTTTTCTATTTAACTAATTCATCTAGAAAATATTTCTAATTATTTAGTTAAACAAATGGAGGTTAACACATGTATACAGTAGCAGATTATTTATTAGACATCGTTAAAGCATTAGGAGCAGATGAAGTTTTTGGAGTACCAGGTGATTATAATTTAAATTTTTTAGACCATATTACCTCACGAAAAGATCTACGTTGGTTGGGAAATGCCAATGAATTAAATGCCGCTTATATGGCAGATGGCTATGCAAGAAAAAAAGGTTTTGCCGCCTTTGTAACAACGTTTGGCGTAGGCGAATTAAGTGCCTTAAACGGTTTTGCTGGCAGTAAAGCAGAACACGTTCCAGTTCTTGAAATTGTGGGAACGCCTTTAACACCTGTTCAAAAAGCAAGTGCTCCTATTCATCATACGTTTGGAGATGGTAATTTTAAAAAATTTGAAGCCGCCCACCAGGCATTAGGATTTCATACAGCACACTTAACCCATGAAAATGCAGTCGAAGAAATCAACAAACTGATCAAAACAATGATTGAAACAAGACAACCTGCATATTTAACAATTCCGATGGATGTTGCAGAAATTCAAATCAATCAGGAAATAAAAAATGAAATTCCAGCCTTAATCAAAGAACCCATGGAGAAGACAAATTCAATGCTAATTGAATTGATTATGGAACAATTGAATAAAGCAAAATCCCCAATTATATTCATTGGACATGAATTAGCAAGATTCAAGCTAGAAAATTTTGTAGAAAAATTCATTGTCAATAACAACCTACCATTTACAAACAATGGATTCAGCAAGGGAGTTGTCAGTGAGTCTTTACCCCAATTTATTGGTACATATAACGGTGCATTCTCTAAACATATGACGAAGGAAATCATCGATCAAGCAGACCTTATTCTTTTACTTGGCGTTCAATTAACTGATTTAGTTACTGGTAATTTTACTCAAAGTTTTAATGATACAAAAACAATTGCTTTAAATGCAGATCATATGAGATTTTTCGGTAAAACAGAAAATGCTCAGCAACCCTACCATTTTGCTTCAACGATCCAGGCACTTTCAGAAGAAACAATTTCTACATCGATAAAAACTGGAACAGCATTTTCTAAAATGATTAATCAACCAAACGGCACTGATAATAAATTAACACAAGATTTTTATGATACTGCTGTTGCTGCTTTTATCCAACCAGAAGAAGTTTTATTTGCAGAACAAGGCACATCATTTCTTGGCCTAACGATGAATGAATTACCAAATAAAGCTAGGTATAACGCTCAACCATTATGGGGCTCTATTGGTTATACTTTTCCTGCTATGTTAGGTAGTCAAGTTGCTGATCCTACTAGTCGAAATATATTGTCTATTGGTGAAGGATCATTACAAATGACGATTCAGGAATTTGGCTTTGCTTTCAGGGAAAATCTACATCCAATTATACTTTTAATTGAAAATAGTGGCTATACCATTGAACGATTTATTCACGGCATGGATGAAAGTTATAATGATGTAGCACAATTGGACTATGGAAAGATTCCACAACTTTTTGGTGCTAAGAAGAGCGATTACTTACTTCGTTATGTAACCACTGAAAATGAATTATTAGAAGCTTTCTCACAGGCTAGAGAAAATACAGATAAATTGATTTTAATCCGTATAGAATTAGCTGAAAAGGATGCACCAAAACCACTCAGAGACATGGTAAAAGCAGCCGAAGCAGCAGCAAAAGTCAACTAACTATCATCAATTGATAAATAGATAAAAAAATTCTCCAGCATCTGATCAATACTCAATGCTTGGAGAGTTTTTTATTGTTTATTCATAGAATCTATAAAATGACATTGATAGAAAATTTTATTTCATAATCTATTTTCTAATTGTAATGATTTGTTAATTAAATACATAATTGGTGCAGAGATAATCATGATGATTGCCTCACTTAATGCCAGCGATCCATAAGTAAGCCAAAATGCTTTACCGCCAGAGGGTACGAGCATAAAAGCAATTAAAAACATACTAGCTGTAAAAGCCAAACAATTTATTCCTAAACGAATTTTCTCATTGGGTACTTTTTTTTGTAAAAAGGCGGTTATCCCTAAAGCAATCAATGTTTGACTCCCTCCATAAATGACATCCATGATACCAAAACCAAAAAATAAATTATAAATAATCACTCCAGATAGAACGCCCCACATCAATTTACGATTAAAAACAACTAAATGGTTTAAACTTTCTGAAATTCGAAATTGAATAGGTCCAGAAGCGATCGGTGCAACAAGAATTGTCAATGCTAGGTAAAGTGCCATAATGATGCCATTTGTTACGATAACACGTAATTGTTTTTCTGATTTAGTCATTGTTTTCATAAGTTTCCTCTTTCTCCAAGTTTTGTTATGCAGGATGGTTGATGAACTGCAGTCTGTAACGATTTTACTATTGTTTTCCATTCCCCATAATTCAATGAATAAGCAAAAAAAGCTATTTCAATATTGAATCATCTTGTTGTCCATTCATTTTTTGCTTAAGTTGAACAAAATATATTGTAATGAATGCTAGAGTGTTAACCATTCATCTAATTTACAACCTTAATATTATAAAATTTATTATATAAATAGTCAATATAAAAAAATTATATTGACTATATTCGATTACTGCTAGGATAAAATAGTTAAAAATAAAGGAAAATAGTAAAATTTTCTAATGCGCTAACTTAACTATTTCCTTTTTTGCAACAAGCTAAT
The genomic region above belongs to Melissococcus plutonius ATCC 35311 and contains:
- a CDS encoding QueT transporter family protein gives rise to the protein MKTMTKSEKQLRVIVTNGIIMALYLALTILVAPIASGPIQFRISESLNHLVVFNRKLMWGVLSGVIIYNLFFGFGIMDVIYGGSQTLIALGITAFLQKKVPNEKIRLGINCLAFTASMFLIAFMLVPSGGKAFWLTYGSLALSEAIIMIISAPIMYLINKSLQLENRL
- a CDS encoding alpha-keto acid decarboxylase family protein; translated protein: MYTVADYLLDIVKALGADEVFGVPGDYNLNFLDHITSRKDLRWLGNANELNAAYMADGYARKKGFAAFVTTFGVGELSALNGFAGSKAEHVPVLEIVGTPLTPVQKASAPIHHTFGDGNFKKFEAAHQALGFHTAHLTHENAVEEINKLIKTMIETRQPAYLTIPMDVAEIQINQEIKNEIPALIKEPMEKTNSMLIELIMEQLNKAKSPIIFIGHELARFKLENFVEKFIVNNNLPFTNNGFSKGVVSESLPQFIGTYNGAFSKHMTKEIIDQADLILLLGVQLTDLVTGNFTQSFNDTKTIALNADHMRFFGKTENAQQPYHFASTIQALSEETISTSIKTGTAFSKMINQPNGTDNKLTQDFYDTAVAAFIQPEEVLFAEQGTSFLGLTMNELPNKARYNAQPLWGSIGYTFPAMLGSQVADPTSRNILSIGEGSLQMTIQEFGFAFRENLHPIILLIENSGYTIERFIHGMDESYNDVAQLDYGKIPQLFGAKKSDYLLRYVTTENELLEAFSQARENTDKLILIRIELAEKDAPKPLRDMVKAAEAAAKVN